From the Clavibacter phaseoli genome, one window contains:
- a CDS encoding DUF885 domain-containing protein, protein MTTTPKAPRPQTDIDRIAEGWIDASLDLHPEERVYLGRPGREGEYGDTSPAGHAAHAEAARAVVRQLAAATPVDAVDEVTRMDLTRELELDVEMHDAGVHLSDLNVIASPAQGIREVFDISPTATEDDWAHVATRLGNVAGAVDGYIETLREGVRRGQVPAKRQIREVLGQVERQAAPDGFFRSFAADARPDAGELPASLRQDLGARAEEARSAYERLAAFLGSELEPAGRDADAVGREQYALRSRSFLGAEVDLDETYEWGVGELARMVEEQEAIAREILPGASVLEAIAHLDGDVSRKLHGTDALRAWMQETSDRAVEELGRTHFDIPQEIRALECMIAPTQEGGIYYSGPADDFSRPGRMWWSVPEGVTEFDTWRELTTVYHEGVPGHHLQIAQATYNKAELNTWRRFAGTSGHAEGWALYAERLMQELGYLDDPADRLGMLDGQRMRAARVVLDIGVHLGKTRPDGAAPWDAEYAFDFMGRNVNMDPSFVRFEVNRYLGWPGQAPSYKVGQRIWEDLRDETRRREGDAFDIREFHRRALDVGGVGLDTLRAAVLR, encoded by the coding sequence ATGACGACGACGCCGAAGGCCCCCCGACCGCAGACGGACATCGACCGGATCGCCGAGGGGTGGATCGACGCCTCGCTCGACCTGCACCCCGAGGAGCGCGTCTACCTCGGCCGCCCGGGTCGCGAGGGCGAGTACGGCGACACCTCGCCCGCGGGCCACGCGGCGCACGCCGAGGCCGCGCGCGCGGTCGTCCGGCAGCTCGCCGCCGCGACGCCCGTCGACGCGGTCGACGAGGTCACCCGCATGGACCTCACCCGGGAGCTGGAGCTGGACGTCGAGATGCACGACGCCGGCGTGCACCTCTCCGACCTCAACGTGATCGCCTCGCCCGCTCAGGGCATCCGCGAGGTGTTCGACATCTCGCCCACGGCCACCGAGGACGACTGGGCCCACGTCGCCACGCGGCTCGGCAACGTCGCCGGCGCGGTCGACGGCTACATCGAGACGCTGCGCGAGGGCGTGCGCCGCGGCCAGGTGCCGGCGAAGCGGCAGATCCGCGAGGTGCTCGGCCAGGTCGAGCGCCAGGCGGCGCCCGACGGCTTCTTCCGCTCCTTCGCCGCGGACGCGCGCCCCGACGCCGGCGAGCTGCCCGCGTCGCTGCGCCAAGACCTCGGCGCCCGCGCCGAGGAGGCCCGCTCGGCCTACGAGCGGCTCGCCGCGTTCCTCGGCTCCGAGCTCGAGCCCGCGGGCCGCGACGCCGACGCGGTGGGCCGCGAGCAGTACGCCCTGCGGTCGCGCTCCTTCCTCGGCGCCGAGGTCGACCTCGACGAGACGTACGAGTGGGGCGTCGGCGAGCTCGCCCGCATGGTGGAGGAGCAGGAGGCCATCGCCCGCGAGATCCTCCCGGGTGCGAGCGTGCTCGAGGCCATCGCGCACCTCGACGGCGACGTGTCGCGCAAGCTCCACGGCACCGACGCGCTGCGGGCGTGGATGCAGGAGACGAGCGACCGCGCGGTCGAGGAGCTCGGCCGCACGCACTTCGACATCCCCCAGGAGATCCGCGCGCTCGAGTGCATGATCGCCCCCACGCAGGAGGGCGGCATCTACTACTCCGGCCCCGCCGACGACTTCAGCCGCCCCGGCCGCATGTGGTGGTCGGTGCCCGAGGGCGTCACCGAGTTCGACACCTGGCGCGAGCTGACCACCGTGTACCACGAGGGCGTCCCGGGTCACCACCTGCAGATCGCGCAGGCCACCTACAACAAGGCGGAGCTCAACACCTGGCGGCGCTTCGCCGGCACGTCGGGCCACGCGGAGGGCTGGGCGCTGTACGCCGAGCGCCTCATGCAGGAGCTCGGCTACCTCGACGACCCGGCCGACCGCCTCGGCATGCTCGACGGCCAGCGCATGCGCGCCGCCCGCGTGGTGCTCGACATCGGCGTGCACCTCGGCAAGACCCGGCCCGACGGCGCGGCCCCGTGGGACGCCGAGTACGCGTTCGACTTCATGGGCCGCAACGTCAACATGGATCCGTCGTTCGTGCGCTTCGAGGTGAACCGCTACCTCGGCTGGCCGGGCCAGGCGCCGTCCTACAAGGTGGGCCAGCGCATCTGGGAGGACCTCCGTGACGAGACCCGCCGCCGCGAGGGCGACGCGTTCGACATCCGCGAGTTCCACCGTCGCGCGCTCGACGTCGGCGGCGTGGGCCTCGACACCCTGCGGGCCGCGGTCCTCCGCTGA
- the rpsA gene encoding 30S ribosomal protein S1: MTIATTDKAPKQVAINDIGSAEDFLAAVEKTLKFFNDGDLIEGTVVKIDRDEVLIDVGYKTEGVIPSRELSIKHDVDPTEVVKVGDTVEALVLQKEDKEGRLILSKKRAQYERAWGDVEKIKESDGVVTGTVIEVVKGGLIVDIGLRGFLPASLIELRRVRDLTPYLGQEIEAKILELDKNRNNVVLSRRALLEQTQSESRSTFLNNLQKGQVRKGVVSSIVNFGAFVDLGGVDGLVHVSELSWKHIEHASEVVEVGQEVTVEILEVDLDRERVSLSLKATQEDPWQVFARTHAIGQVAPGKVTKLVPFGAFVRVAEGIEGLVHISELSGKHVELAEQVVSVGDEVFVKVIDIDLERRRISLSLKQANDGVDPEGTEFDPALYGMLTEYDDQGNYKYPEGFDPETNEWKEGFESQRETWEQQYAAAQARWEAHKKQVAAAAEAEAADTGITSAGPGFTSDSTGAGTLADDESLAALREKLSSSK; the protein is encoded by the coding sequence ATGACAATCGCAACGACCGACAAGGCGCCCAAGCAGGTCGCGATCAACGACATCGGATCTGCTGAGGACTTCCTCGCCGCGGTCGAGAAGACACTGAAGTTCTTCAACGACGGAGACCTCATCGAGGGCACCGTCGTGAAGATCGATCGGGACGAGGTCCTGATCGACGTCGGCTACAAGACCGAGGGCGTCATCCCCTCGCGTGAGCTTTCCATCAAGCACGACGTCGACCCCACGGAGGTCGTCAAGGTCGGCGACACCGTCGAGGCCCTCGTCCTCCAGAAGGAGGACAAGGAAGGCCGTCTGATCCTGTCGAAGAAGCGCGCGCAGTACGAGCGCGCGTGGGGCGACGTGGAGAAGATCAAGGAGTCCGACGGCGTCGTCACCGGCACCGTCATCGAGGTCGTCAAGGGCGGCCTCATCGTGGACATCGGCCTCCGCGGCTTCCTCCCGGCCTCGCTCATCGAGCTGCGCCGCGTCCGCGACCTCACGCCGTACCTCGGCCAGGAGATCGAGGCCAAGATCCTCGAGCTCGACAAGAACCGCAACAACGTGGTCCTGTCGCGCCGCGCCCTGCTCGAGCAGACGCAGTCCGAGAGCCGCAGCACGTTCCTCAACAACCTCCAGAAGGGCCAGGTCCGCAAGGGCGTGGTCTCCTCGATCGTCAACTTCGGCGCGTTCGTGGACCTGGGCGGCGTCGACGGCCTCGTGCACGTCTCCGAGCTCAGCTGGAAGCACATCGAGCACGCCAGCGAGGTCGTCGAGGTGGGCCAGGAGGTGACCGTCGAGATCCTCGAGGTCGACCTGGACCGCGAGCGCGTCTCGCTGTCGCTCAAGGCGACGCAGGAGGACCCGTGGCAGGTCTTCGCCCGCACGCACGCCATCGGCCAGGTCGCGCCCGGCAAGGTCACCAAGCTGGTGCCGTTCGGCGCGTTCGTCCGCGTGGCCGAGGGCATCGAGGGCCTCGTGCACATCTCGGAGCTGTCCGGCAAGCACGTCGAGCTCGCCGAGCAGGTCGTGTCCGTCGGCGACGAGGTCTTCGTCAAGGTCATCGACATCGACCTCGAGCGTCGCCGCATCTCGCTGAGCCTCAAGCAGGCCAACGACGGCGTCGACCCCGAGGGCACCGAGTTCGACCCCGCCCTCTACGGCATGCTCACCGAGTACGACGACCAGGGGAACTACAAGTACCCCGAGGGCTTCGACCCGGAGACCAACGAGTGGAAGGAAGGCTTCGAGTCGCAGCGCGAGACCTGGGAGCAGCAGTACGCCGCAGCCCAGGCCCGCTGGGAGGCCCACAAGAAGCAGGTCGCGGCGGCAGCCGAGGCCGAGGCGGCCGACACGGGCATCACGTCCGCCGGCCCCGGCTTCACGAGCGACTCGACGGGCGCCGGCACGTTGGCGGACGACGAGAGCCTCGCCGCCCTGCGCGAGAAGCTGTCCAGCTCGAAGTAG
- a CDS encoding PTS sugar transporter subunit IIA — protein sequence MTTGRLSDLLADGSIRLDAHAADREAAIRQAGEALVAAGAVEPGYVEAMVERERSVSTFVGEGVAVPHGTLAAGRDLVRADAISVLRLPDGVDWDGHDVRIVIGIAATGGGHIALLSRLAEILLDPVRAERLRGATDPATVRSLLGAGTVEG from the coding sequence ATGACGACAGGACGACTCTCCGACCTCCTCGCGGACGGGTCCATCCGGCTCGACGCGCACGCGGCCGACCGCGAGGCCGCCATCCGCCAGGCGGGCGAGGCGCTGGTCGCGGCCGGCGCCGTCGAGCCCGGCTACGTGGAGGCCATGGTCGAGCGCGAGCGCTCCGTGTCGACCTTCGTGGGCGAAGGCGTCGCCGTGCCGCACGGCACCCTGGCCGCCGGACGCGACCTCGTGCGCGCCGACGCCATCAGCGTGCTGCGGCTGCCCGACGGCGTCGACTGGGACGGCCACGACGTCCGCATCGTCATCGGCATCGCGGCCACCGGAGGCGGGCACATCGCGCTGCTGTCGCGCCTCGCGGAGATCCTGCTCGACCCCGTCCGCGCGGAGCGGCTGCGCGGCGCGACCGATCCCGCGACGGTCCGGTCGCTCCTGGGAGCCGGTACGGTCGAGGGATGA
- the uvrB gene encoding excinuclease ABC subunit UvrB, with amino-acid sequence MQPTRSVRPFKVVSDYSPSGDQPTAIAELAGRVNAGEPDVVLLGATGTGKSATAAWLIEQVQRPTLILAHNKTLAAQLATEFRELMPDNAVEYFVSYYDYYQPEAYVPQTDTFIEKDSSVNAEVERLRHSTTNSLLSRRDVVVVSTVSCIYGLGQPEQYMNAMVALQVGMQINRDTLIRKFVSMQYQRNDVDFSRGNFRVRGDTIEIIPMYEELAIRIEMFGDEIEALYQLHPLTGDVVRKMDSVSVFPGSHYVAETEVMQRAIGTIQQELEERLAVLEREGKLLEAQRLRMRTNFDIEMMQQIGFCSGIENYSRHIDGRNAGEAPHCLLDYFPDDFLVVIDESHVTVPQIGAMFEGDSSRKRTLVEHGFRLPSALDNRPLKWNEFTERVPQTVYMSATPGKYELGMGDGVVEQIIRPTGLIDPAIVVKPTKGQIDDLLEQIRIRVEKDERILVTTLTKKMAEELTDYFAEAGVRVRYLHSDVDTLRRVELLSELRAGVYDVLVGINLLREGLDLPEVSLVAILDADKEGFLRSSTSLIQTIGRAARNVSGEVHMYADVLTDSMKRAIEETDRRREKQVAYNTEHGIDPTPLRKRIADITEILAREGEDTKKMLEGRGGGKRSPTPNLRREGKAAAGANELETIISDLNDQMLQAAGELKFELAARLRDELGDLKRELRQMEKAGHLS; translated from the coding sequence ATGCAACCCACCCGGTCCGTGCGCCCGTTCAAGGTCGTCAGCGACTACTCCCCGAGCGGCGACCAGCCCACGGCCATCGCCGAGCTGGCGGGCCGGGTCAACGCCGGCGAGCCCGACGTCGTGCTCCTCGGCGCCACCGGCACCGGCAAGTCGGCCACGGCAGCCTGGCTCATCGAGCAGGTCCAGCGGCCCACGCTGATCCTCGCCCACAACAAGACGCTCGCCGCGCAGCTCGCCACCGAGTTCCGCGAGCTCATGCCCGACAACGCCGTCGAGTACTTCGTCTCCTACTACGACTACTACCAGCCCGAGGCCTACGTCCCGCAGACGGACACGTTCATCGAGAAGGACTCGTCGGTCAACGCCGAGGTCGAGCGCCTCCGCCACTCCACCACCAACTCCCTGCTCAGCCGTCGCGACGTCGTCGTGGTGAGCACGGTGTCCTGCATCTACGGCCTCGGCCAGCCCGAGCAGTACATGAACGCCATGGTGGCGCTGCAGGTGGGCATGCAGATCAACCGCGACACCCTCATCCGCAAGTTCGTCTCCATGCAGTACCAGCGCAACGACGTCGACTTCTCGCGCGGCAACTTCCGCGTGCGCGGCGACACCATCGAGATCATCCCGATGTACGAGGAGCTGGCCATCCGGATCGAGATGTTCGGCGACGAGATCGAGGCGCTGTACCAGTTGCACCCACTCACGGGCGACGTGGTCCGCAAGATGGACTCGGTCTCCGTGTTCCCGGGCTCGCACTACGTCGCGGAGACCGAGGTCATGCAGCGGGCCATCGGCACCATCCAGCAGGAGCTCGAGGAGCGGCTCGCCGTGCTCGAGCGCGAGGGCAAGCTGCTCGAGGCCCAGCGGCTCCGCATGCGCACCAACTTCGACATCGAGATGATGCAGCAGATCGGCTTCTGCTCCGGCATCGAGAACTACTCCCGCCACATCGACGGGCGGAACGCGGGGGAGGCCCCGCACTGCCTCCTCGACTACTTCCCGGACGACTTCCTCGTCGTCATCGACGAGTCGCACGTCACCGTGCCGCAGATCGGGGCCATGTTCGAGGGCGACTCGTCGCGCAAGCGCACGCTCGTGGAGCACGGCTTCCGCCTGCCGAGCGCGCTCGACAACCGTCCGCTGAAGTGGAACGAGTTCACCGAGCGCGTGCCGCAGACGGTGTACATGTCCGCGACGCCCGGCAAGTACGAGCTCGGCATGGGCGACGGCGTGGTGGAGCAGATCATCCGCCCCACCGGCCTCATCGACCCGGCCATCGTGGTCAAGCCCACGAAGGGCCAGATCGACGACCTGCTCGAGCAGATCCGCATCCGCGTGGAGAAGGACGAGCGCATCCTCGTCACCACGCTCACGAAGAAGATGGCCGAGGAGCTCACCGACTACTTCGCCGAGGCGGGCGTGCGCGTGCGCTACCTCCACTCGGACGTCGACACGCTCCGTCGCGTCGAGCTGCTCAGCGAGCTGCGCGCCGGCGTCTACGACGTCCTGGTGGGCATCAACCTCCTGCGCGAGGGCCTCGACCTCCCGGAGGTGTCGCTCGTCGCGATCCTCGACGCCGACAAGGAGGGCTTCCTCCGGTCGTCCACGTCGCTCATCCAGACCATCGGGCGCGCGGCGCGCAACGTGTCGGGCGAGGTGCACATGTACGCGGACGTGCTGACGGACAGCATGAAGCGCGCCATCGAGGAGACCGACCGCCGGCGCGAGAAGCAGGTGGCCTACAACACCGAGCACGGCATCGACCCGACGCCGCTGCGCAAGCGCATCGCCGACATCACGGAGATCCTGGCCCGCGAGGGCGAGGACACGAAGAAGATGCTCGAGGGGCGCGGGGGCGGCAAGCGCTCGCCCACGCCGAACCTGCGGCGCGAGGGCAAGGCGGCCGCGGGGGCGAACGAGCTCGAGACGATCATCTCCGACCTCAACGACCAGATGCTGCAGGCGGCGGGCGAGCTCAAGTTCGAGCTCGCCGCGCGCCTCCGCGACGAGCTCGGTGACCTCAAGCGCGAGCTGCGGCAGATGGAGAAGGCCGGCCACCTGTCCTGA
- the coaE gene encoding dephospho-CoA kinase has product MQLIGLTGGIAAGKTVVADRLAELGAVRIDADRLAREVVEPGTPALAEIARRFGPGVIAPDGSLDRPALGAVVFQDPDARRDLEAITHPAVRALSAARMAAAGEADADAVVVYDIPLLVESGRVDEFDRIVVVHAPRDERIRRLVELRGMSPEEAESRIASQAADEDRLAVADVVVDSGVSLASTLAQTDRLWANLAGGVGGRS; this is encoded by the coding sequence ATGCAGCTGATCGGACTGACGGGTGGCATCGCCGCGGGCAAGACGGTGGTGGCCGACCGCCTGGCGGAGCTCGGCGCCGTGCGCATCGACGCGGACCGGCTCGCCCGCGAGGTCGTGGAGCCCGGCACCCCGGCCCTCGCGGAGATCGCCCGGAGGTTCGGCCCGGGCGTTATCGCCCCCGACGGCTCCCTCGACCGGCCCGCGCTCGGCGCCGTCGTGTTCCAGGACCCGGACGCGCGCCGCGACCTCGAGGCCATCACGCATCCCGCCGTGCGCGCCCTGTCCGCCGCGCGCATGGCCGCGGCGGGGGAGGCGGACGCCGACGCGGTCGTCGTCTACGACATCCCGCTGCTCGTGGAGTCCGGCCGCGTCGACGAGTTCGACCGGATCGTGGTGGTCCACGCGCCGCGCGACGAGCGGATCCGCCGCCTGGTCGAGCTCCGCGGGATGTCGCCCGAGGAGGCCGAGAGCCGCATCGCCTCGCAGGCCGCCGACGAGGATCGCCTGGCCGTCGCGGACGTGGTCGTCGACTCCGGCGTCTCGCTCGCGTCGACGCTCGCGCAGACGGATCGGCTCTGGGCGAACCTGGCCGGCGGTGTCGGAGGCCGCTCGTAG
- the uvrA gene encoding excinuclease ABC subunit UvrA, giving the protein MSISPVESSSLLSVRGARVHNLRDVDLDIPRDSLVVFTGLSGSGKSSLAFDTIFAEGQRRYVESLSAYARQFLGQVDRPDVDFIEGLSPAVSIDQKSTNRNPRSTVGTITEIFDYMRLLWARIGVAHCPVCGERISRQTVQQIADQLMELETGTRYQVVSPIVSQKKGEFVDLFAELASGGYSRAIVDGELIQLSSPPKLKKQYKHDISVVVDRLVASDDILGRLTDSLETALRLTDGIVMIDFVDVEGPGGLRTYSEKLSCPNNHPIQLTEIEPRTFSFNAPFGACPECSGLGTRMSVDQELLIGDESLSIADGVILPWTTQGKGLFQYYEKLLAGLARDLKFSLTTPWRKLSEEVREAVLRGNDFEVQVKWKNRYGREMTYSSGFEGVMPYIERQFAQAETDNQRARWGEYLREIPCPVCDGKRLKPEVLAVLVHGANIADVAEMSLSDAQEFMAQLELTDREAHIAAQVLREIRVRLEFLIEVGLNYLNLARAAASLSGGEAQRIRLATQIGSGLTGVLYVLDEPSIGLHQRDNRRLIETLVKLRDLGNTLIVVEHDEDTIRTADWIVDIGPGAGVNGGKVVHSGSYEGLIENRESLTGDYLAGRRAIATPTKRRKIDRKRQIQVVGARANNLQNVTAAFPLGTLTAVTGVSGSGKSSLVNDILYRVLANELNGARKVPGKHSRVTGLENLDKVVHVDQNPIGRTPRSNPATYTGVFDRIRTLFAETTEAKARGYLPGRFSFNVKGGRCEACSGDGTIKIEMNFLPDVYVACEVCGGARYNRDTLSVHYKGKSIAEVLDMSISEAAEFFEPIQAIHRFMKTLVDVGLGYVRLGQSATTLSGGEAQRVKLSTELQRRSNGRSIYVLDEPTTGLHFEDVRKLLLVLNGLVDKGNTVIVIEHNLDVIKSADWLIDMGPEGGAGGGTVLATGTPEHLATVPESYTGGFLKEVLDAEAEAAAVASQRAREERAAG; this is encoded by the coding sequence GTGTCAATCTCCCCCGTCGAGTCCTCGTCCCTCCTGAGCGTCCGCGGCGCTCGCGTCCACAACCTCCGCGACGTCGACCTCGACATCCCGCGCGACTCCCTCGTCGTCTTCACGGGCCTGTCGGGGTCCGGCAAGTCGTCCCTCGCGTTCGACACGATCTTCGCCGAGGGCCAGCGCCGCTACGTCGAGTCGCTGTCGGCTTACGCGCGCCAGTTCCTCGGCCAGGTCGACCGGCCGGACGTCGACTTCATCGAGGGCCTGAGCCCCGCGGTCTCCATCGACCAGAAGTCCACGAACCGCAACCCGCGCTCGACGGTGGGCACCATCACCGAGATCTTCGACTACATGCGCCTGCTGTGGGCGCGCATCGGCGTCGCGCACTGCCCCGTGTGCGGCGAGCGCATCTCGCGCCAGACCGTGCAGCAGATCGCCGACCAGCTCATGGAGCTCGAGACCGGCACCCGGTACCAGGTGGTGAGCCCCATCGTGTCGCAGAAGAAGGGCGAGTTCGTCGACCTCTTCGCGGAGCTCGCGTCCGGCGGCTACTCGCGGGCCATCGTCGACGGCGAGCTCATCCAGCTCAGCTCGCCCCCCAAGCTCAAGAAGCAGTACAAGCACGACATCTCGGTCGTGGTCGACCGCCTGGTCGCGAGCGACGACATCCTCGGCCGCCTGACGGACTCGCTCGAGACCGCGCTCCGGCTCACCGACGGCATCGTCATGATCGACTTCGTCGACGTCGAGGGCCCCGGCGGCCTACGCACGTACTCGGAGAAGCTGTCCTGCCCGAACAACCACCCCATCCAGCTCACCGAGATCGAGCCCCGCACGTTCTCGTTCAACGCGCCCTTCGGCGCGTGCCCCGAGTGCTCGGGCCTCGGCACGCGCATGTCGGTGGACCAGGAGCTGCTCATCGGCGACGAGTCGCTGAGCATCGCCGATGGCGTCATCCTGCCGTGGACCACGCAGGGCAAGGGCCTCTTCCAGTACTACGAGAAGCTGCTCGCGGGCCTCGCGCGCGACCTCAAGTTCTCCCTCACCACGCCCTGGCGGAAGCTGTCCGAGGAGGTCCGCGAGGCGGTCCTCCGCGGCAACGACTTCGAGGTCCAGGTCAAGTGGAAGAACCGCTACGGCCGCGAGATGACCTACTCGTCGGGCTTCGAGGGCGTCATGCCCTACATCGAGCGCCAGTTCGCCCAGGCGGAGACCGACAACCAGCGGGCCCGCTGGGGAGAGTACCTGCGGGAGATCCCGTGCCCCGTCTGCGACGGCAAGCGCCTGAAGCCCGAGGTGCTCGCGGTGCTCGTGCACGGCGCGAACATCGCCGACGTCGCCGAGATGAGCCTCTCCGACGCGCAGGAGTTCATGGCGCAGCTCGAGCTGACGGACCGCGAGGCGCACATCGCCGCGCAGGTGCTGCGGGAGATCCGCGTGCGGCTCGAGTTCCTCATCGAGGTCGGGCTCAACTACCTCAACCTCGCGCGGGCGGCGGCGTCGCTCTCCGGCGGCGAGGCGCAGCGCATCCGCCTGGCCACGCAGATCGGCTCGGGGCTCACGGGAGTGCTCTACGTCCTGGACGAGCCGTCCATCGGCCTGCACCAGCGCGACAACCGCCGCCTCATCGAGACGCTCGTGAAGCTGCGCGACCTCGGCAACACGCTCATCGTCGTCGAGCACGACGAGGACACCATCCGCACCGCCGACTGGATCGTCGACATCGGCCCGGGCGCCGGCGTCAACGGCGGCAAGGTCGTGCACTCCGGCTCCTACGAGGGGCTCATCGAGAACCGCGAGTCGCTCACGGGCGACTACCTCGCGGGCCGCCGCGCCATCGCCACGCCCACGAAGCGCCGCAAGATCGACCGGAAGCGCCAGATCCAGGTCGTGGGCGCGCGCGCGAACAACCTCCAGAACGTCACCGCGGCCTTCCCGCTCGGCACGCTCACGGCCGTCACGGGCGTCAGCGGATCCGGCAAGTCGTCGCTCGTGAACGACATCCTCTACCGCGTGCTCGCCAACGAGCTCAACGGCGCCCGCAAGGTGCCGGGCAAGCACTCCCGGGTCACCGGCCTCGAGAACCTCGACAAGGTCGTGCACGTCGACCAGAACCCCATCGGCCGCACCCCGCGCTCGAACCCGGCCACCTACACGGGCGTGTTCGACCGGATCCGCACCCTCTTCGCCGAGACCACGGAGGCCAAGGCCCGCGGGTACCTCCCCGGCCGCTTCAGCTTCAACGTCAAGGGCGGGCGCTGCGAGGCGTGCTCGGGCGACGGCACCATCAAGATCGAGATGAACTTCCTGCCCGACGTGTACGTGGCCTGCGAGGTCTGCGGGGGAGCGCGCTACAACCGCGACACCCTCAGCGTCCACTACAAGGGCAAGAGCATCGCCGAGGTGCTCGACATGTCCATCAGCGAGGCGGCCGAGTTCTTCGAGCCGATCCAGGCCATCCACCGCTTCATGAAGACGCTGGTGGACGTGGGCCTCGGCTACGTGCGCCTCGGGCAGAGCGCCACGACGCTCTCCGGCGGCGAGGCGCAGCGCGTCAAGCTGTCCACAGAGCTGCAGCGCCGGTCGAACGGCCGCAGCATCTACGTGCTCGACGAGCCGACCACCGGCCTCCACTTCGAGGACGTGCGGAAGCTCCTCCTCGTGCTCAACGGTCTGGTCGACAAGGGCAACACCGTGATCGTCATCGAGCACAACCTCGACGTCATCAAGTCCGCCGACTGGCTCATCGACATGGGGCCCGAGGGCGGCGCGGGCGGCGGCACCGTGCTCGCCACCGGCACGCCCGAGCACCTGGCCACCGTGCCGGAGAGCTACACGGGCGGCTTCCTCAAGGAGGTCCTCGACGCCGAGGCCGAGGCGGCGGCGGTCGCGTCCCAGCGTGCGCGCGAGGAGCGCGCGGCTGGCTGA